The window ATGGCGCAAATGCTGAGCCTCTACGCCACCCGCCCGATTCAGGGTTGGTCCTCGACGAGAAGGCTTTGTGCGCCTCTTCCCGTAACGATTACGAGCCGGATGTGGTGTTTTTCGCAAAATCCCGCGCCCGGGCGTTCACCCCGGACCAGTCGCTGTTTCCCGTGCCGGACCTGGTGGTCGAGGTTCTTTCCCCGTCGACCCAGGCCAACGACCGTGGCGTTAAATTCGACGACTACGAGCGCAGCGGGGTCCGGGAATATTGGCTTATCAATCCGGAACGGCGGACGGTGGAGATTTTTCATTGCAAGGAGGGACGTTTTGAGCGGCAAGGCGCCCACGCGAGCGGAAGCTTGGAATCGCTGGTGCTCACCCGTTTCAAGGTTGAGATC of the Verrucomicrobiota bacterium genome contains:
- a CDS encoding Uma2 family endonuclease, producing the protein MVLDEKALCASSRNDYEPDVVFFAKSRARAFTPDQSLFPVPDLVVEVLSPSTQANDRGVKFDDYERSGVREYWLINPERRTVEIFHCKEGRFERQGAHASGSLESLVLTRFKVEIASLFDS